One part of the Macrobrachium rosenbergii isolate ZJJX-2024 chromosome 3, ASM4041242v1, whole genome shotgun sequence genome encodes these proteins:
- the LOC136852033 gene encoding uncharacterized protein isoform X1 translates to MVVPPRERRTTSGWWAIAIHVLAFILITIGMFTTYWLQAENKAYGTNMDRIGLWTQCFRSLTVTKDVQRERFFVGCRWLFDPFTTGYEDVREMLQTPFFVTVQVFYTFCFTLSLIGTGLTGILVFCPGEDFERPVLKLAYIDLFISWVFGFIAVIVFGAMGDNRDWMPHWDHNHLSWSFGLAVVGVVAEFVAAILFLVEYRIQKRKDSYRQTHGVFTLEGAKH, encoded by the exons ATGGTAGTTCCACCCAGAGAGAGGCGCACCACCTCAGGTTGGTGGGCAATTGCTATCCACGTTTTAGCCTTCATCCTGATCACAATCGGTATGTTTACCACGTACTGGCTACAGGCTGAGAATAAGGCCTATGGGACAAATATGGACAGAATAGGCCTGTGGACCCAGTGCTTTAGGAGTCTCACTGTTACGAAGGACGTGCAAAGGGAAAGATTCTTCGTAGGATGCCGCTGGCTCTTCGATCCCTTCACCACTGGATATGAGGACGTCAGGGAAATGTTGCAAACAC CGTTCTTCGTCACAGTACAAGTCTTCTACACGTTCTGCTTCACTCTGTCACTGATTGGAACTGGTCTGACGGGGATCTTGGTCTTCTGCCCAGGAGAAGACTTCGAGAGGCCTGTCCTGAAGTTGGCCTACATTGATCTCTTCATTTCAT GGGTATTTGGATTCATAGCAGTCATTGTCTTCGGAGCAATGGGTGACAACAGAGACTGGATGCCCCACTGGGATCATAACCACCTCTCATGGTCATTTGGTTTGG CTGTTGTTGGCGTAGTGGCAGAATTCGTGGCCGCCATCTTGTTCCTCGTGGAATACCGTATTCAGAAGAGAAAGGATTCCTATAGACAGACCCACGGTGTCTTCACCCTCGAAGGGGCCAAACACTAA